A part of Antechinus flavipes isolate AdamAnt ecotype Samford, QLD, Australia chromosome 6, AdamAnt_v2, whole genome shotgun sequence genomic DNA contains:
- the FGF3 gene encoding fibroblast growth factor 3, with protein sequence MVLIWLLVFSLLHPSGQAAGALGLAQSGPPREEETRAPEGRLRRDAGGRGGVYEHLGGAPRRRKLYCATKYHLQIPPSGRVGGSLENSVYSILEITAVEVGIVAIKGLFSGRYLAMNERGRLYASESYNAECEFVERLHELGYNTYASRLYRTAPGGAGAKRKASAERLWYVSINGKGRPRRGFKTRRTQKSSLFLPRVLDSKDHEMVRLFHTSVPYRESLRQPADKSERKRRQEHSPLPKAGGETAPTEAPSLRASAPPGTV encoded by the exons ATGGTCCTGATCTGGCTCCTGGTATTCAGTCTGCTCCATCCCAGCGGGCAGGCGGCAGGGGCCCTGGGTCTGGCTCAGTCAGGGCCCCCGAGGGAGGAGGAGACCCGGGCCCCAGAGGGCCGGCTCCGGAGAGATGCCGGAGGCCGAGGCGGTGTCTATGAGCACCTCGGCGGAGCGCCCCGGCGCAGAAAGCTCTACTGCGCCACCAAATACCACCTGCAGATCCCCCCCAGCGGCCGAGTAGGCGGCAGCCTGGAGAACAGCGTCTACA GTATCCTGGAAATCACAGCAGTGGAGGTTGGAATCGTGGCCATAAAGGGGCTGTTTTCCGGGCGCTATCTGGCAATGAACGAACGGGGCCGGCTTTATGCTTCG GAGAGCTACAACGCCGAGTGCGAGTTTGTGGAGCGGCTCCACGAGCTGGGCTACAACACCTACGCCTCCCGCCTGTACAGAACCGCGCCGGGCGGGGCCGGGGCCAAGCGCAAAGCCAGCGCCGAGAGACTCTGGTACGTCTCCATCAACGGCAAAGGCCGACCCAGGAGGGGCTTTAAAACCCGCCGGACCCAGAAATCTTCTCTCTTCTTACCTCGCGTCCTGGACAGCAAAGACCACGAGATGGTCCGGCTCTTCCACACCAGCGTCCCCTACAGGGAAAGCCTCCGGCAGCCGGCAGACAAGAGtgagaggaagaggaggcagGAGCACTCCCCGCTTCCGAAGGCCGGAGGGGAGACGGCCCCGACGGAGGCTCCGTCTCTGAGGGCCTCAGCCCCTCCCGGGACGGTCTGA